Proteins from one Gossypium raimondii isolate GPD5lz chromosome 8, ASM2569854v1, whole genome shotgun sequence genomic window:
- the LOC105790287 gene encoding putative RING-type E3 ubiquitin transferase C3H69 isoform X1 has protein sequence MPKTKGVLCKFFAHGACFKGENCEFSHDWKDPPNNICTYYQKGICSYGSQCRYEHVKASQTDLSASSSSTKPRQFGVSGSAPLGPSTSTYCGSVVLPATSGEFPGSNGGFLPPSTNQAWHLESGQQDLLDDGDVLQPRSANLVELPICSFAAAGNCPRGDNCPHIHGDLCPTCGKHCLHPFRAEEREEHVKMCEKKQKHLEALKYSQEIECSVCLDRVLSKPTAAERKFGLLSECDHPFCISCIRNWRSSSPSSGMDVNTALRACPICRKLSYFVIPSVIWYSTPEEKQEIIDSYKAKLRSIDCKHFNFGNGNCPFGTSCFYKHTVKPGSYAWKYHRPPPRRSNVIDMDSIFDVFEHLIAEDEMNIFDAEDLENDDISMEMALFLMQLDYDSSDSSSDEENFHY, from the exons ATGCCTAAGACCAAGGG GGTTCTTTGTAAGTTCTTTGCTCATGGAGCATGCTTCAAAGGGGAGAATTGTGAGTTTTCTCATGATTGGAAGGATCCACCAAATAAT ATTTGCACATACTATCAGAAAGGAATCTGTTCTTATGGTAGTCAATGCAGATATGAACATGTGAAGGCATCTCAAACGGATTTATCTGCTTCTTCTTCATCGACAAAGCCTCGTCAATTTGGGGTCTCGGGTTCTGCTCCTTTAGGTCCTTCAACGAGTACATATTGTGGTTCCGTTGTACTTCCAGCTACTTCTGGCGAGTTTCCTGGTTCTAATGGAGGCTTCCTCCCTCCCTCAACGAATCAAGCATGGCATTTGGAATCCGGGCAACAAGATCTTTTGGATGATGGTGATGTTTTGCAGCCTAGGAGTGCTAATCTAGTCGAACTTCCTATTTGCTCATTTGCTGCAGCTGGTAATTGCCCCCGTGGAGATAATTGTCCCCATATTCATGGAGACTTGTGTCCCACCTGTGGAAAACATTGTTTACATCCTTTCAGAGCTGAGGAAAGGGAGGAGCATGTAAAAATGTGCGAGAAAAAGCAAAAGCACCTTGAGGCATTGAAATATAGTCAAGAAATAGAATGCAGTGTGTGCCTGGATCGTGTTCTCTCGAAGCCCACAGCAGCTGAACGGAAGTTTGGGTTGCTCTCGGAATGTGATCATCCGTTTTGCATATCCTGCATTAGAAATTGGCGCAGCAGTTCCCCGTCCTCTGGAATGGATGTCAATACTGCATTAAGGGCTTGCCCAATCTGTCGCAAGCTATCGTACTTTGTCATTCCAAGTGTCATTTGGTATTCAACTCCAGAAGAAAAGCAGGAAATCATCGATAGCTACAAGGCAAAACTGAG gTCAATAGATTGCAAGCACTTCAACTTCGGAAATGGGAACTGCCCTTTTGGTACTAGTTGTTTCTACAAG CATACGGTCAAGCCAGGCTCTTATGCATGGAAATACCACAGGCCACCTCCTCGCAGATCCAATGTTATAGATATGGACTCAATTTTTGATGTCTTCGAGCACTTAATTGCAGAAgatgaaatgaatatttttgatGCTGAAGATTTGGAAAACGATGATATATCTATGGAGATGGCCTTATTTTTAATGCAGCTAGATTATGATTCAAGTGACTCCTCAAGTGATGAGGAGAATTTTCACtattaa
- the LOC105790287 gene encoding putative RING-type E3 ubiquitin transferase C3H69 isoform X2: MPKTKGVLCKFFAHGACFKGENCEFSHDWKDPPNNICTYYQKGICSYGSQCRYEHVKASQTDLSASSSSTKPRQFGVSGSAPLGPSTSTYCGSVVLPATSGEFPGSNGGFLPPSTNQAWHLESGQQDLLDDGDVLQPRSANLVELPICSFAAAGNCPRGDNCPHIHGDLCPTCGKHCLHPFRAEEREEHVKMCEKKQKHLEALKYSQEIECSVCLDRVLSKPTAAERKFGLLSECDHPFCISCIRNWRSSSPSSGMDVNTALRACPICRKLSYFVIPSVIWYSTPEEKQEIIDSYKAKLRSIDCKHFNFGNGNCPFGTSCFYKHAYRDGRLEEVALRHLGAEDGHTVIAKNIRLLDFLSDLHIR, translated from the exons ATGCCTAAGACCAAGGG GGTTCTTTGTAAGTTCTTTGCTCATGGAGCATGCTTCAAAGGGGAGAATTGTGAGTTTTCTCATGATTGGAAGGATCCACCAAATAAT ATTTGCACATACTATCAGAAAGGAATCTGTTCTTATGGTAGTCAATGCAGATATGAACATGTGAAGGCATCTCAAACGGATTTATCTGCTTCTTCTTCATCGACAAAGCCTCGTCAATTTGGGGTCTCGGGTTCTGCTCCTTTAGGTCCTTCAACGAGTACATATTGTGGTTCCGTTGTACTTCCAGCTACTTCTGGCGAGTTTCCTGGTTCTAATGGAGGCTTCCTCCCTCCCTCAACGAATCAAGCATGGCATTTGGAATCCGGGCAACAAGATCTTTTGGATGATGGTGATGTTTTGCAGCCTAGGAGTGCTAATCTAGTCGAACTTCCTATTTGCTCATTTGCTGCAGCTGGTAATTGCCCCCGTGGAGATAATTGTCCCCATATTCATGGAGACTTGTGTCCCACCTGTGGAAAACATTGTTTACATCCTTTCAGAGCTGAGGAAAGGGAGGAGCATGTAAAAATGTGCGAGAAAAAGCAAAAGCACCTTGAGGCATTGAAATATAGTCAAGAAATAGAATGCAGTGTGTGCCTGGATCGTGTTCTCTCGAAGCCCACAGCAGCTGAACGGAAGTTTGGGTTGCTCTCGGAATGTGATCATCCGTTTTGCATATCCTGCATTAGAAATTGGCGCAGCAGTTCCCCGTCCTCTGGAATGGATGTCAATACTGCATTAAGGGCTTGCCCAATCTGTCGCAAGCTATCGTACTTTGTCATTCCAAGTGTCATTTGGTATTCAACTCCAGAAGAAAAGCAGGAAATCATCGATAGCTACAAGGCAAAACTGAG gTCAATAGATTGCAAGCACTTCAACTTCGGAAATGGGAACTGCCCTTTTGGTACTAGTTGTTTCTACAAG CATGCGTATCGAGATGGTCGATTGGAGGAAGTTGCTCTACGCCATCTTGGAGCTGAAGATGGGCACACCGTTATAGCTAAAAATATTAG GTTGTTGGACTTCCTCAGTGACTTGCACATTAGGTGA